The following proteins come from a genomic window of Brevibacillus antibioticus:
- a CDS encoding STAS domain-containing protein produces the protein MDYRATEANGQATLFFGGELDMAVGDRVGELLQQYGGRNQSVTVDFQGVSFVDSSGIGSLFFTTKELLAMGKQVEIVNVREEILDILSVLGFTEALGIAVGKVGETRV, from the coding sequence ATGGACTACCGCGCAACTGAGGCGAACGGACAAGCTACATTGTTTTTCGGCGGAGAGTTGGACATGGCTGTAGGAGATCGAGTAGGTGAATTGCTCCAGCAGTATGGAGGGCGAAATCAATCCGTTACCGTCGATTTTCAAGGTGTCTCCTTTGTAGATTCTTCCGGTATTGGAAGCCTGTTTTTTACCACGAAAGAACTGTTGGCCATGGGCAAACAGGTAGAAATCGTCAATGTCCGAGAAGAAATTCTCGATATTTTGAGCGTGCTTGGTTTTACCGAAGCATTGGGCATTGCCGTTGGAAAAGTGGGCGAAACCCGGGTTTGA
- a CDS encoding ATP-binding protein → MILCERCPDNPTCDNCLVALRSGGAANKVVPTRTVKVTNLETMESFQAKLVAVSRTTIGLSSSDHVLHGRIEIELAYDFRIIGSGLRGIAGDPYYIIDIEKVLRREDVLERLLLEEFHTWHMSGELDPTDVLLHWEDRDDERGRLIKQEIQKLSILRQIETIFLYLYDEGKVRPLGDVRANVEVEREMQRLVEEAAGTGRPVREQIVTTDGTKVFELYTSVLPDRTCGIALIDVTAVIAEERKRKRREWEIYRDILGVVTEGKLLLLSDEELFFLLREGHMLLAIDIRFPEQLAELRKLFKQALEPQGISDKRLLQFLVAVNEAASNTLKHGNGGVVTLYLSNDRQMCRAVIHDEGQGILLEDIPRATLQQGFSTRHSLGAGFHVILQYCDRVYLSSSMAGTKLILECILSR, encoded by the coding sequence GTGATTTTGTGTGAGCGTTGTCCGGACAATCCCACTTGTGATAATTGCCTTGTCGCGCTACGTTCTGGCGGTGCAGCGAACAAAGTAGTTCCGACCCGCACTGTAAAGGTGACGAACCTAGAAACGATGGAATCGTTCCAGGCGAAGCTGGTAGCAGTGAGCCGGACGACCATTGGGTTAAGCAGTTCTGATCATGTTTTGCACGGACGCATAGAAATAGAGCTCGCCTATGATTTCCGAATTATCGGTAGCGGATTGCGTGGTATAGCAGGTGATCCGTACTACATTATCGATATCGAAAAAGTTTTGCGACGGGAAGATGTTCTGGAGCGATTGCTTCTGGAAGAATTTCACACGTGGCACATGAGTGGCGAATTGGACCCTACAGACGTCTTGTTACATTGGGAGGATCGAGACGACGAGCGGGGGCGATTAATAAAGCAAGAGATTCAAAAGCTATCGATATTGCGTCAGATCGAGACTATTTTCCTCTATCTTTACGATGAAGGGAAAGTGCGTCCGCTGGGGGACGTTCGTGCGAATGTGGAAGTAGAGCGAGAAATGCAACGACTAGTCGAAGAGGCGGCTGGAACGGGCAGACCTGTGAGAGAGCAAATTGTCACCACTGATGGCACAAAGGTGTTTGAATTATACACATCTGTATTGCCAGATCGGACTTGTGGAATCGCCTTGATTGATGTCACGGCCGTCATTGCAGAAGAACGAAAACGCAAAAGACGGGAATGGGAGATCTACAGAGATATTCTGGGTGTGGTCACAGAAGGTAAGCTGTTGTTGCTCAGTGATGAAGAATTGTTTTTCTTGCTTCGGGAAGGGCATATGCTCTTGGCGATCGATATCCGTTTTCCGGAGCAGCTTGCAGAACTGCGTAAATTGTTTAAGCAAGCCTTGGAACCACAAGGCATTTCTGATAAACGATTGCTGCAGTTTCTCGTTGCGGTCAACGAAGCTGCCTCCAATACGTTGAAGCACGGAAATGGCGGTGTAGTTACGTTATACCTATCGAATGACAGGCAGATGTGCCGGGCTGTGATCCATGATGAAGGACAAGGAATTTTGCTCGAGGATATTCCGCGAGCTACCTTACAGCAAGGATTTTCTACACGTCACTCGCTTGGGGCCGGTTTTCACGTGATCCTGCAATACTGTGATCGTGTTTATTTGAGCAGCTCGATGGCAGGTACAAAGCTTATTTTAGAATGTATCCTTTCTCGTTAA
- a CDS encoding PP2C family protein-serine/threonine phosphatase: MNHQLVKLMELKQNYEYLVMTSNEQSKRQVNYERLMPFIEELVDTWFVKMDKPCFLSITFESALGIVYFQIERGSKESGKVQREVEERIVVSEQCDTAQTPRYVRLFAQSNVNDRELKELEKSFYGLLLVNIRALILRCQQDQSSGQREIEMEMKLARRMQSMLIPTEELQLTSLRTRMFYVPVDYVGGDYIDYRQINDRYTCFIIADVSGHGFLASIWATGIRIAVRQVLQSSYLPDEILERLNELLYADLMKTRSYITMLVAVYDEVEHKIRFSRAGHPQPFYLSKSNQTVLASKGGVGLGLSPDSKYQMEEVPLEEEGMLLLYTDGLLDTGRKEVLRGSRHWLEELTSLLNMSSDSKQESMNRVESYLMEITQQRQQTDDISVLILQFEPEESIALV; the protein is encoded by the coding sequence ATGAATCATCAATTGGTCAAACTAATGGAATTGAAACAGAATTATGAGTATCTGGTAATGACCAGCAATGAGCAAAGCAAGCGCCAAGTCAATTACGAGAGGCTCATGCCATTTATAGAAGAGTTGGTCGATACGTGGTTCGTGAAAATGGACAAGCCTTGCTTTCTGTCGATCACGTTTGAATCGGCTCTAGGTATTGTCTATTTTCAAATTGAGCGTGGCAGCAAAGAGAGCGGAAAAGTACAGCGCGAAGTAGAGGAGCGCATTGTTGTCTCGGAACAGTGTGACACCGCTCAAACACCGCGTTATGTACGTTTATTCGCCCAGAGTAACGTCAATGACCGTGAGCTAAAGGAACTGGAGAAATCTTTTTATGGACTGCTCCTCGTGAACATTCGAGCGTTGATCCTCAGATGTCAACAGGACCAATCATCAGGACAACGAGAAATCGAGATGGAGATGAAGCTGGCTAGACGCATGCAGTCGATGCTCATTCCCACAGAAGAATTGCAGTTAACCAGTTTGAGAACAAGAATGTTTTACGTACCCGTCGATTATGTAGGCGGAGATTACATCGATTATAGACAAATCAATGATCGCTACACCTGTTTTATCATTGCGGATGTGTCTGGGCACGGTTTTTTGGCCAGTATTTGGGCAACGGGGATTAGGATTGCAGTCCGGCAGGTTTTACAGTCCAGCTATTTGCCGGATGAGATTTTGGAAAGACTCAATGAGTTGCTTTATGCAGATTTGATGAAAACCCGTTCTTACATTACGATGCTGGTTGCTGTCTATGATGAGGTGGAACACAAAATTCGATTTAGCAGGGCAGGACATCCACAGCCTTTTTATTTGTCCAAGTCGAATCAAACCGTGTTAGCTAGCAAGGGTGGGGTCGGCCTAGGGCTTTCGCCCGATAGCAAGTACCAAATGGAGGAGGTACCCTTAGAAGAAGAGGGCATGCTACTACTTTACACAGATGGTTTGCTGGATACAGGGAGAAAAGAAGTGCTTCGAGGCAGCAGGCATTGGCTAGAAGAACTAACCTCCTTATTAAATATGTCTAGTGATAGTAAGCAGGAGTCGATGAATCGAGTTGAGTCCTACTTAATGGAGATAACACAGCAGCGACAACAAACGGATGATATTTCTGTGTTGATTCTTCAATTTGAGCCTGAAGAGAGTATTGCCCTCGTGTAG
- a CDS encoding phosphotransferase, producing MSRYDDIAPLFKEYDMYAQSIDVLKEPNVFKATTPYGSFVCKRAQIPAQRLVFVSDMLRQLQHRGWDGAVPFTYTKYDDPFVEQGSTVFYVTPWQPGSEEWAEQPLSWAPPALERLAELHHLTQNYRYDDPRQVEPLVDSLLNRWQSWQDQMNKAATVAQERKYPSPFDLVFLANKEFIEEMAQTATDLLTDWKERHETHAHFRLSLIHGNPNPEHVVPDRSGKGRLLNFDRASFDTPVRDLTLFYRTYFQMAGDEVGASQLFHRYAEIFPLQTEEIELMASFLSYPERIMRDLDIYYHHPREWSELYAVQRFEKDMDRLMRLHRWVQQAF from the coding sequence ATGAGTCGGTATGATGACATTGCTCCTTTGTTCAAAGAGTATGACATGTATGCCCAGAGCATTGACGTTTTAAAGGAGCCAAATGTATTTAAGGCGACGACTCCCTACGGCTCTTTCGTATGCAAACGAGCGCAAATACCCGCTCAACGTCTTGTTTTCGTCAGCGATATGCTGCGTCAATTGCAGCACCGCGGATGGGATGGGGCCGTTCCTTTTACGTACACGAAATACGACGATCCTTTTGTTGAACAGGGTAGCACTGTCTTTTACGTAACCCCCTGGCAGCCAGGAAGTGAGGAATGGGCCGAGCAACCATTGTCTTGGGCGCCCCCTGCCTTGGAGCGTTTGGCAGAACTTCATCATTTGACACAAAACTATCGCTACGATGATCCGAGACAGGTAGAGCCACTTGTCGACTCTTTGCTTAATCGTTGGCAATCTTGGCAAGACCAAATGAATAAGGCGGCAACTGTTGCGCAGGAACGTAAATACCCTTCCCCTTTTGATCTGGTGTTTTTGGCAAATAAGGAGTTTATTGAGGAGATGGCCCAAACAGCGACAGACTTATTGACCGATTGGAAAGAACGTCATGAGACACATGCTCATTTTCGCCTATCGTTGATCCATGGTAACCCGAATCCAGAGCATGTTGTGCCAGATCGATCGGGGAAAGGACGGCTGCTTAATTTTGATCGTGCCAGTTTTGATACACCAGTACGCGATTTGACGCTGTTTTATCGCACTTATTTTCAAATGGCGGGGGATGAGGTTGGGGCTTCTCAACTATTCCATCGCTACGCCGAGATATTTCCGCTGCAAACGGAAGAAATTGAACTGATGGCTTCGTTTCTGTCCTATCCGGAGAGGATCATGAGGGACTTGGATATTTATTACCATCATCCCCGCGAGTGGAGCGAGCTTTATGCTGTCCAACGTTTTGAAAAAGATATGGACCGCCTGATGCGCCTGCATCGTTGGGTCCAGCAAGCCTTTTAA
- a CDS encoding phosphotransferase — translation MDKIDLSEVCQQYRARVIRITPLDDCYLLETNRGPKELHVWPRVDVMRWSFAWRERLARQGFREVERFIRTRDTKPFLILGKRGVTMTDHHRQFEDYQPGQDIARQCGRVVAMMHHSQQESPLLSGSDLLKQEKLHVEEKGRRAKELVESFRAKSGRDSKENRWVSELMTPMLQRMDRSAAMLAHERITPEAVAVSHRDLLRDNWGMVNGKLYLRGFFRPVISVQQRDVATFLRDHFLTHKDLKQIDAFFDGYEEIKPLTYGNYSLILAFMARPREVYRSIESYVKRVSLDKEASIAGIEHALQSQQSVDLLLRHIAERAERSRREGVYESV, via the coding sequence GTGGATAAAATTGATCTCTCCGAGGTTTGCCAGCAATATCGTGCGCGCGTAATCCGAATTACGCCCCTTGATGATTGCTATTTACTGGAGACAAACCGGGGCCCCAAAGAACTCCACGTTTGGCCGCGTGTAGATGTGATGCGCTGGTCGTTTGCCTGGCGCGAACGACTGGCTCGTCAGGGGTTTCGAGAAGTAGAGCGGTTTATTCGGACGAGAGACACCAAGCCATTTTTGATTTTGGGCAAACGCGGCGTTACCATGACCGACCACCACCGTCAATTCGAAGACTATCAGCCCGGCCAAGACATTGCGAGGCAATGCGGACGCGTGGTCGCGATGATGCATCATTCTCAGCAGGAAAGTCCTTTACTGTCCGGAAGTGATTTACTCAAGCAAGAAAAGCTGCACGTCGAAGAAAAAGGAAGACGTGCCAAAGAGCTGGTCGAATCATTTCGAGCCAAATCTGGACGGGATTCTAAGGAAAATCGTTGGGTATCGGAACTCATGACCCCTATGCTGCAAAGAATGGACCGTTCCGCTGCGATGCTTGCCCATGAGCGAATTACTCCGGAGGCGGTTGCTGTATCCCATCGGGACCTTTTGCGTGACAACTGGGGAATGGTAAACGGGAAGCTGTACTTGAGAGGTTTTTTCAGGCCAGTAATTTCAGTCCAGCAACGCGACGTTGCCACCTTTTTGCGCGATCACTTTTTAACCCACAAGGATCTGAAGCAGATTGACGCTTTTTTTGACGGCTATGAAGAAATCAAGCCACTCACCTACGGAAACTATTCGTTGATACTCGCCTTTATGGCTCGTCCTCGTGAAGTGTACAGGAGTATCGAATCGTATGTGAAGCGCGTATCGCTTGACAAAGAAGCGTCGATCGCTGGTATTGAGCACGCTTTGCAGAGCCAACAATCTGTCGACTTGCTGCTTCGGCATATTGCAGAGCGGGCCGAGCGTTCGAGGAGGGAGGGAGTCTATGAGTCGGTATGA
- a CDS encoding LysM peptidoglycan-binding domain-containing protein — protein sequence MALQDGQLSFAIKETIFLSSDRAGIGELQELELVPDVEVLENDSYISITGCLQLVGKYEPIREAAEATGGEGESLVEAMTFTPFRQEASDQAFYGWEEQIGHRIPLNITIPLDRITEIGDIYAIVDSFDYKLESPHQMLIDADLKILGIVLGDRAEKAEQTETQAASPSEGAWEYTFAARDDGQEYSEQTSLDDIDQKLSALEEELERQALPASYESTESPSMFDTPAIAQSDDEEYYEQYGDVLEAAQSNPPESWDTAPISYDFDSQQSVSYDSSVAYSEESVLADEQEQMREIAEKEQGHEEPVLAIHEQQAIAYQQVSNEPTGSSVEAESQEVVQEAKQEAVQESVQEAVEASVVSESEPEQEAEPVVAQPEAAAEDVEVRVAISGKPSHEERSSVNITSIFSQASRAKQEAMAQEAESSSSSSRHGSAANSSPSTVEAMQNLTSFVRRKEERSSQLKMCIIQRDETLENIAQRYSLPVSKIVEVNRLASEQLVAGQILYIPQ from the coding sequence ATGGCATTACAGGATGGGCAACTCTCTTTTGCCATCAAGGAGACCATTTTCCTCTCATCCGATAGAGCTGGAATAGGTGAATTGCAAGAGCTGGAATTGGTTCCAGATGTGGAGGTGTTGGAAAATGACTCCTACATCTCGATCACGGGTTGCTTGCAATTAGTAGGGAAGTACGAGCCAATCAGGGAAGCCGCAGAAGCGACAGGCGGTGAAGGAGAATCGCTGGTTGAGGCCATGACTTTTACTCCCTTTCGCCAGGAAGCATCGGATCAAGCCTTTTACGGCTGGGAGGAACAGATCGGTCATCGCATTCCGTTAAACATCACCATTCCATTGGATCGGATTACCGAGATCGGAGACATCTACGCAATTGTGGACAGTTTTGACTACAAACTGGAATCACCACATCAAATGCTGATCGATGCCGATCTGAAGATTTTGGGGATAGTCCTGGGGGATAGAGCTGAAAAAGCGGAGCAGACTGAAACGCAGGCTGCTAGTCCAAGCGAAGGAGCTTGGGAATACACCTTCGCTGCAAGGGATGATGGGCAAGAATATTCGGAACAGACGTCTCTCGATGATATTGATCAAAAGCTGAGTGCACTGGAGGAGGAATTGGAGCGGCAGGCATTGCCAGCATCCTATGAATCAACTGAATCCCCTTCCATGTTCGATACTCCGGCAATTGCTCAATCCGATGACGAAGAATACTACGAGCAATATGGGGATGTGTTGGAAGCGGCACAGTCCAATCCTCCAGAGTCCTGGGACACTGCTCCTATTTCGTATGACTTCGATTCCCAACAATCTGTTTCGTACGATTCTTCTGTCGCCTATTCGGAGGAGTCAGTATTGGCAGATGAGCAAGAGCAGATGAGAGAAATCGCCGAAAAAGAACAAGGACATGAGGAGCCTGTACTGGCTATACACGAGCAACAGGCAATCGCATACCAGCAAGTTTCCAATGAACCTACTGGCTCGTCAGTCGAAGCAGAGTCGCAGGAAGTAGTGCAAGAAGCGAAGCAAGAAGCAGTGCAAGAATCGGTGCAAGAAGCGGTGGAAGCCAGTGTTGTATCCGAGTCAGAACCTGAGCAAGAAGCAGAACCAGTCGTTGCACAACCAGAGGCTGCTGCCGAAGATGTAGAAGTACGAGTGGCGATTTCAGGGAAACCCTCCCACGAAGAAAGAAGTAGCGTGAACATTACTTCCATCTTCTCACAAGCGAGTCGTGCCAAACAGGAAGCGATGGCGCAGGAGGCGGAATCTTCATCTAGCTCTTCACGACATGGCTCTGCGGCGAATTCCAGCCCTTCTACGGTGGAGGCCATGCAAAATCTCACATCGTTTGTTCGGAGGAAAGAAGAGCGTTCCAGTCAGCTGAAAATGTGCATTATTCAGCGAGATGAGACGTTGGAGAATATTGCACAGCGATACTCCTTACCTGTTTCCAAAATCGTGGAAGTAAACCGATTAGCTTCCGAGCAGCTCGTAGCAGGGCAGATTTTGTACATCCCACAATAG